The following coding sequences are from one Melopsittacus undulatus isolate bMelUnd1 chromosome 14, bMelUnd1.mat.Z, whole genome shotgun sequence window:
- the WASF2 gene encoding actin-binding protein WASF2 produces the protein MPLVTRNIEPRHLCRQTLPSVRSELECMTNITLANVIRQLGSLSKFAEDIFGELFTQANTFASRVSILVERVDRLQVKVTQLDPKEEEVSLQGINTRKAFKSSTTQDQKLFDRDSLPVPVLETYRTCNTPPPLNILSPYRDDGKEALKFYTDPSYFFDLWKEKMLQDTKDIMKEKRKHRKEKKENPNRGNVNPRKIKTRKEEWEKLKMGQEFVESKDKHGPAGYPSNMVYQNGSIGSNESMDVNCYPPPPQTDSIVPPPPSFPDDSLPPPPVEFSYPIDNQRGSGSGGTKRSSLVSPSHPPPAPPIGSPSTTRPGFAPPPAPPPPPPLMGNVPPPPPPMGFPSPGTPPPPSPPSFPPHPEFAAPPPPSPPPAVEYASVLPPPLPQAGSGSAPPPPPPPPPPGPPPLSSGGLDGPPPPPPPSDTSTSKPKSSLPAVSDARSDLLSAIRQGFQLRKVEEQREQEKRDVVGNDVATILSRRIAVEYSDSEDDSSEFDEDEWSD, from the exons ATGCCGTTAGTAACGAGGAACATTGAGCCAAGGCACCTGTGCCGTCAGACGTTGCCTAGCGTTCGGAGCGAGCTGGAATGCATGACCAACATCACCCTGGCAAATGTCATTCGACAGCTGGGCAGCCTGA GTAAATTTGCAGAAGACATATTTGGAGAGTTGTTTACTCAAGCCAACACCTTTGCCTCTCGGGTGAGCATTCTAGTCGAGAGAGTTGACCGCTTGCAAGTCAAAGTCACTCAGCTGGATCCCAAAGAGGAGGAAG TCTCCCTGCAAGGCATTAACACCAGGAAGGCCTTCAAAAGCTCCACTACTCAGGACCAGAAGCTCTTTGACAGGGATTCTCTCCCTGTGCCTGTCCTTGAAACCTATAGGACCTGCAATACTCCTCCGCCTCTCAACATCCTCTCACCTTACAG GGACGATGGCAAGGAGGCACTTAAGTTCTACACTGATCCTTCCTATTTCTTCGAcctatggaaagagaaaatgcttcAGGACACAAAGGATATTATGAAAGAGAAGCGGAAACACAGG aaagagaagaaggagaaTCCGAACCGAGGGAATGTGAATCCACGAAAAATCAAAACCCGGAAAGAAGAGTGGGAGAAGCTGAAAATGGGACAAGAATTTGTTGAGTCAAAGGACAAACACGGTCCTGCTGG GTACCCCTCTAACATGGTGTATCAGAACGGCAGCATCGGTTCCAACGAAAGCATGGACGTGAACTGCTACCCGCCACCGCCGCAGACTGACTCTATTGTGCCACCACCTCCTTCATTCCCAGATGACAGCCTGCCTCCACCCCCGGTGGAATTTAG ctaTCCCATAGACAACCAAAGAGGTTCTGGTTCTGGAGGGACCAAACGATCCAGCCTGGTCAGCCCCAGCCACCCACCACCAGCTCCTCCCATTGGATCCCCCTCAACCACCAGGCCGGGCTTTGCTCCCCCACCAgcgccaccaccaccaccaccactgatGGGCAATGTGCCCCCTCCACCACCTCCTATGGGATTCCCGTCACCGGGAACAccacccccaccctcccccccttctttccctcctcacCCCGAGTTTGCTGCCCCACCACCCCcatctccccctccagcagtcGAGTATGCCAGCGTGCTGCCACCTCCGCTGCCGCAGGCGGGCAGTGGGAGCGCGCCGCCTCCCCCTCCACCACCACCGCCTCCTGGCCCACCCCCTCTATCTTCTGGTGGCCTGGATGGCCCCCCGCCTCCCCCTCCACCCTCAGACACCTCCACCTCCAAGCCCAAGTCATCCTTGCCTGCGGTTAGCGATGCCAGGAGTGATCTGCTTTCAGCTATTCGCCAGG GCTTCCAGCTTCGCAAGGTGGaggagcagcgggagcaggagAAGCGGGACGTTGTGGGCAATGATGTGGCCACGATCCTGTCGCGCCGCATCGCTGTGGAGTACAGCGACTCTGAGGACGACTCTTCCGAGTTCGATGAGGACGAATGGTCGGATTAA